A region from the Salicibibacter cibarius genome encodes:
- a CDS encoding FadR/GntR family transcriptional regulator, producing the protein MDVQKVKHHRVYEEVVKQLENMIFEGNLSPGDLLPTERKLAEDFGISRSTLREAYRILEREGIVETKPGGGRYISHRLDDYRDWNQLFEEIETATIMDLLVAREVFETGIVERAARVATEEDVAAIKAALDEWGKDQSTEMKENSSDRNFHLTIAKATKNYVLVSFIDLQMDLIKKTIKKLGHLPNRRNEIYEEHKAIYQAIKNHDPEQAKSALLHHLGNVKSNLENKG; encoded by the coding sequence ATGGACGTTCAAAAAGTAAAGCATCATCGGGTGTATGAAGAAGTGGTGAAGCAACTGGAAAATATGATTTTTGAAGGAAATCTATCTCCTGGTGATTTGCTGCCTACAGAGCGAAAACTGGCTGAGGATTTTGGAATTAGCCGAAGTACCTTACGTGAAGCCTATCGCATTCTTGAAAGAGAAGGCATCGTGGAGACGAAACCGGGTGGTGGGAGATATATTAGTCATCGTTTGGATGATTATAGAGATTGGAATCAACTTTTTGAAGAAATTGAAACCGCCACCATTATGGATTTGCTTGTAGCTAGAGAAGTGTTTGAAACGGGTATTGTTGAGCGGGCTGCAAGGGTTGCGACAGAAGAGGATGTTGCCGCTATCAAAGCGGCATTAGATGAGTGGGGAAAAGATCAATCAACTGAAATGAAAGAGAACAGCTCGGATCGAAACTTTCACCTCACCATCGCAAAAGCGACCAAAAATTATGTTCTTGTCAGCTTTATAGATCTTCAGATGGATCTAATCAAAAAGACCATTAAAAAATTAGGTCATTTGCCTAACCGTAGAAATGAAATCTACGAAGAACATAAGGCTATTTATCAGGCCATTAAAAATCATGATCCTGAACAAGCGAAGTCTGCGCTATTACATCATTTAGGAAATGTGAAATCAAACTTGGAAAATAAGGGGTAA
- a CDS encoding tripartite tricarboxylate transporter permease produces the protein MNFLENVQLGLEYVFSMEMILIILLGAIAGTLVGILPGLGSSAGLALLFPVTLGMEASMALVFLASIYLGSMYGGRVTSILINIPGDAAAIVSTFDGYPMMTQGRGGIALGISAVSSFIAGVISLLILAIFAPLLADLALYFAAPEYFALILFGIAAIASLTDRGYLKSIIMAVLGFLLSTIGLDFISGTGRYEYSPHLIEGLDFVAVIIGLYAIGEILFNIERSFKLNMKKGNMKLGNIFPSWRDIKGTFASTIRGTGIGTFFGVLPGAGASLSTFLSYSVEKGQSKEPDKFGKGKMEGLAGPEAANNASVGGSLIPTFALGIPGSATTAILLGVLIIYGLQPGPRIFDTSPDVVWTIIVGLFIANILLLFANIFLVPSFIKMMYYGQWYLNGIVVFICVIGAFSLAYTVFNVWVAIAFGILGFFFKKLDYPTAPFILALILGPLAEDSFRQALIMSHGDFSIFIARPTSLIIMIAAVLFLLYPIVKQLISKKKS, from the coding sequence ATGAATTTTCTAGAAAATGTCCAATTAGGTCTTGAGTATGTCTTCAGCATGGAGATGATTTTGATTATTCTACTTGGGGCCATAGCCGGCACATTGGTTGGGATATTGCCAGGCTTGGGTTCATCTGCCGGTTTAGCGTTGCTATTCCCGGTTACGCTTGGCATGGAAGCTTCAATGGCACTTGTGTTTTTGGCCAGTATTTACCTCGGGAGCATGTATGGCGGGCGTGTGACTTCCATATTAATCAATATCCCAGGTGATGCCGCGGCCATTGTATCAACGTTTGATGGCTATCCTATGATGACACAAGGGCGTGGAGGCATTGCGCTTGGCATTTCAGCCGTCTCCTCTTTTATCGCTGGGGTTATTTCTCTTCTTATATTAGCTATATTCGCACCTTTGCTTGCAGATTTGGCCTTGTATTTTGCAGCTCCTGAGTATTTTGCGCTTATTTTATTTGGGATCGCTGCGATTGCATCGCTGACTGATCGGGGTTATTTAAAATCAATAATCATGGCAGTCCTGGGTTTTTTACTTTCCACCATTGGTTTGGATTTTATTTCTGGAACGGGCCGCTATGAATATTCACCCCATTTGATTGAAGGTCTTGATTTTGTTGCCGTGATCATCGGACTCTATGCAATTGGTGAAATTCTATTCAATATTGAACGTTCTTTTAAATTAAACATGAAAAAAGGCAATATGAAATTAGGGAATATATTCCCAAGTTGGCGAGACATCAAAGGGACGTTTGCTTCTACGATACGTGGTACAGGCATTGGAACATTCTTCGGGGTGTTACCTGGAGCGGGGGCATCTCTTTCAACATTTTTATCTTATTCCGTGGAAAAAGGGCAATCGAAAGAACCGGATAAATTTGGGAAAGGTAAAATGGAGGGATTGGCCGGGCCGGAAGCAGCTAACAATGCATCCGTAGGCGGTTCACTTATTCCTACTTTCGCTTTAGGGATACCAGGGAGTGCAACAACAGCTATATTACTTGGTGTGCTCATAATTTACGGACTTCAACCTGGCCCCCGTATTTTCGATACATCACCTGATGTGGTATGGACCATTATTGTCGGTTTGTTTATTGCTAACATCTTGCTGTTGTTCGCTAATATCTTTTTAGTGCCATCATTCATTAAAATGATGTACTATGGCCAGTGGTATTTAAATGGCATTGTAGTTTTCATTTGTGTTATTGGTGCGTTCAGCCTTGCTTATACAGTGTTTAATGTGTGGGTCGCCATTGCTTTTGGTATATTAGGGTTTTTCTTTAAAAAATTAGATTATCCAACAGCTCCATTTATACTGGCTTTAATCCTTGGCCCGCTCGCTGAAGATTCTTTTAGACAAGCGTTAATCATGTCACACGGTGATTTCTCTATATTCATCGCCCGGCCAACATCACTCATCATTATGATCGCGGCGGTGCTGTTTTTACTTTATCCAATTGTTAAACAGTTGATAAGCAAGAAAAAATCTTAA
- a CDS encoding IS630 family transposase, whose product MLFTFDASTEQRQKLANLLRSGKTEVRIQFRAQIIWSLAVLGQSIAKVARQQQTSKKTVRKWRDRFMSDGVEGLRDQPRPGAPPTYTIEERCEVIAIACDAPKHYGFGERPQWTLDLLVETIEAEHDLKPMSRSSIHRTLIHNDLKPHKFQMWLHSKDPHFKEKVNSIVSLYLNPPADTRVLCIDEKTGIQALERKYETKRPKPGVTGRFEHEYMRHGTQSLFASFDIQTGEVFAQCRSGRKAEDIQAFMEDLAEHYQDDTNITVIWDNLNIHYDEPSQRWTTFNQGHANTFTFVYTPIHASWMNQIDIFFSILQRRCLKHASFHSVQDLAEKVMAFIHRWNETDGHPFEWMFKGYPMQNAEKEAA is encoded by the coding sequence TTGTTATTTACGTTTGACGCGAGTACCGAACAACGCCAAAAATTAGCCAACCTCCTTCGCAGTGGAAAGACCGAGGTTCGTATTCAATTCCGCGCTCAAATCATTTGGTCTCTAGCTGTTCTGGGCCAAAGCATAGCTAAGGTGGCACGCCAGCAACAGACATCGAAAAAGACGGTACGTAAATGGCGAGATCGGTTTATGTCTGATGGTGTTGAGGGCTTGCGTGATCAACCCCGGCCTGGTGCACCGCCGACATATACGATCGAAGAACGGTGTGAAGTCATCGCGATCGCCTGCGACGCCCCCAAACATTACGGGTTTGGGGAACGCCCTCAATGGACGCTCGATCTATTGGTAGAAACCATCGAAGCTGAACACGATTTGAAACCCATGAGCCGTTCGAGTATCCATCGAACGTTGATCCACAATGATCTCAAACCGCACAAGTTCCAAATGTGGCTTCACAGCAAGGATCCACACTTCAAGGAAAAAGTGAATTCGATCGTGTCTTTATACTTGAATCCGCCCGCAGATACCCGCGTGCTTTGTATCGACGAGAAAACGGGGATACAAGCCCTGGAGCGAAAATATGAAACGAAACGTCCAAAACCTGGCGTCACCGGACGGTTCGAACATGAATACATGCGTCACGGGACACAATCGTTATTCGCCAGTTTCGATATTCAAACCGGGGAAGTATTTGCTCAATGCCGTTCCGGACGGAAAGCGGAAGATATTCAAGCCTTTATGGAAGATCTGGCCGAGCATTACCAAGATGACACCAACATCACTGTGATCTGGGATAATCTCAACATCCATTATGACGAACCAAGTCAACGGTGGACAACCTTCAACCAAGGCCACGCCAACACATTCACATTTGTCTATACGCCGATTCATGCGTCGTGGATGAATCAAATCGACATTTTCTTTTCCATCTTGCAAAGACGCTGTTTGAAACATGCCAGTTTTCATTCTGTCCAAGATTTGGCTGAAAAGGTCATGGCTTTCATTCATCGCTGGAATGAAACCGATGGCCACCCATTCGAATGGATGTTTAAAGGCTATCCTATGCAAAATGCGGAAAAGGAGGCGGCTTAA
- a CDS encoding ABC transporter permease — MTALNESYYQLNELSAVNGRLIDDRDVDMGCRITTVSEGLFEELFDNEQDPIGQIVDIENTPCEIVGGYPGKSEFI; from the coding sequence GTGACCGCATTAAACGAAAGTTATTATCAATTAAATGAATTATCTGCTGTGAACGGTCGACTTATTGATGACCGAGATGTTGACATGGGGTGTAGAATTACGACTGTGAGTGAAGGGTTATTTGAGGAGCTTTTTGATAACGAACAGGATCCGATTGGACAAATTGTCGATATCGAAAATACACCTTGTGAAATTGTGGGGGGCTACCCGGGGAAATCAGAGTTTATTTGA
- a CDS encoding tripartite tricarboxylate transporter TctB family protein, with amino-acid sequence MKKAEIIFAFMLLLFSIFMLVEALGFEYSSDFGPGPGFAPVWLSIILILLATTLILSHTVKKEDHNEGQSFFKSKKGLKQASVFLLALIISITLVDVLGLILVLTLFSFFTFKFIEKYSWVSSVGVSLGSMVFVIVVFNVWLDIPTPTGLFFF; translated from the coding sequence ATGAAAAAAGCAGAAATTATATTTGCGTTTATGCTCCTGTTATTTTCCATCTTTATGTTGGTAGAAGCCCTAGGTTTTGAATATAGTTCTGATTTTGGGCCAGGTCCCGGCTTTGCTCCAGTATGGCTAAGCATCATTTTGATTCTATTAGCGACAACTTTAATCCTTTCGCATACTGTAAAAAAGGAAGATCATAACGAAGGTCAATCTTTTTTTAAGTCAAAGAAAGGACTTAAACAGGCTTCTGTTTTTTTACTAGCTTTGATTATTTCAATAACTTTGGTCGATGTGTTGGGGTTGATTTTGGTTTTAACGCTTTTCAGCTTCTTTACATTTAAATTCATTGAAAAATATTCCTGGGTGTCGAGTGTCGGTGTTTCCTTAGGAAGCATGGTATTTGTGATTGTCGTTTTCAATGTTTGGCTGGATATTCCAACGCCTACAGGTTTATTTTTCTTCTAA
- a CDS encoding RraA family protein, whose product MNKKRLELPELLSQQVIDKAKKLSSSLLADAMGERGAMHHSIKPVSNSMKTVGTAYTVELRVGDNLFLHEAIYQGGEGYVLIANGKGHTDSAYLGELMAGAAKAVGLEGLVIDGCVRDRNALEELGLPIFSIGYSPNGPYKDGPGELLSQIACGGAAVNPGDLILGDEDGVVVVPQDKIEDILLKAEKKLGYEEKRLATIANYVDDPASVQIEPDWLEEKMAGYYRNK is encoded by the coding sequence ATGAATAAAAAACGTTTGGAATTACCGGAGTTGCTAAGCCAACAGGTTATAGATAAAGCCAAAAAACTCAGTTCTTCCCTTTTAGCAGATGCTATGGGAGAACGGGGGGCGATGCATCATTCCATCAAGCCAGTCTCTAATTCTATGAAAACGGTAGGGACAGCTTACACTGTTGAATTGCGAGTGGGAGATAATCTATTTTTGCACGAGGCAATCTATCAAGGCGGCGAAGGGTATGTTCTTATTGCTAACGGTAAAGGACATACGGATAGTGCCTATTTAGGTGAATTGATGGCTGGAGCAGCCAAAGCCGTTGGACTGGAAGGATTAGTCATTGATGGGTGCGTACGTGACCGAAATGCATTAGAGGAATTAGGTTTACCTATTTTCTCCATTGGCTACTCGCCGAATGGCCCGTACAAAGACGGTCCCGGTGAGCTTCTATCTCAAATTGCTTGTGGTGGTGCGGCTGTCAATCCCGGAGATCTCATTTTAGGAGACGAGGATGGGGTTGTCGTAGTTCCTCAAGATAAAATAGAGGACATCCTTTTAAAGGCTGAAAAGAAACTTGGGTACGAAGAAAAACGATTGGCAACCATTGCAAACTATGTCGATGATCCGGCCTCCGTTCAAATCGAACCTGATTGGCTGGAGGAGAAAATGGCTGGTTATTATAGAAACAAATAA
- a CDS encoding DUF1932 domain-containing protein, which yields MNIGFIGYGDASFALSSGFRKEDQSIDLIAYDPMAFHSNFKELIQTRSKSENVQIVNSMEEVCKQTDLLFVAVPATKALEVAKEIKPFISEKHIYVDVTAASPEVKRKAHFEVRKSEALFVDCAMVGPLLVEKHKVPMLISGPGVEVLAEKLKNYHMNLKIISGNPGDSTAIKLVRSIYMKGFATLNIEMLQAARTFGVEDTVIEGIGHTMDGDSYESSMNRMVTGTSIHAERRSAELDGSITMLEEANIHSVMATAVKEKLDFISSFGLRDSFSGEAPEQWEDVIDSMSQSKTKR from the coding sequence ATGAATATTGGTTTTATCGGCTATGGAGATGCATCCTTTGCGCTATCAAGCGGTTTTAGAAAGGAAGATCAATCGATCGATCTCATCGCTTATGATCCGATGGCATTTCATTCAAATTTTAAAGAATTAATTCAAACCCGTAGTAAATCCGAGAATGTTCAAATCGTCAATAGTATGGAGGAAGTATGTAAGCAAACTGATCTGCTTTTTGTGGCTGTGCCAGCGACTAAGGCGTTGGAAGTGGCAAAAGAAATCAAACCATTCATAAGTGAGAAACATATATATGTTGATGTTACGGCTGCAAGTCCGGAAGTTAAGCGAAAGGCACATTTTGAAGTTAGAAAAAGTGAAGCTTTGTTTGTAGACTGTGCAATGGTCGGCCCTCTTCTTGTTGAAAAGCACAAAGTCCCTATGCTGATAAGTGGACCTGGCGTTGAGGTATTAGCGGAAAAGCTTAAAAACTACCATATGAATTTGAAAATAATAAGCGGAAACCCTGGAGACTCTACAGCGATTAAGCTAGTACGAAGTATATATATGAAAGGGTTTGCGACCTTAAATATTGAGATGTTACAGGCAGCCAGAACATTTGGTGTTGAAGACACAGTGATTGAGGGAATCGGTCACACGATGGATGGGGACAGCTATGAGTCTTCAATGAATCGGATGGTTACAGGGACAAGCATTCATGCCGAACGTCGATCGGCAGAACTTGATGGTTCCATTACCATGCTTGAGGAAGCAAATATTCATTCTGTGATGGCTACAGCGGTTAAAGAAAAGCTAGACTTTATTTCATCTTTCGGTTTACGTGACAGCTTTAGTGGAGAAGCGCCTGAACAATGGGAAGATGTTATTGATTCCATGTCTCAAAGCAAAACGAAACGTTAA
- a CDS encoding tripartite tricarboxylate transporter substrate binding protein → MKLKWIIVLSLSIALIGVLTACSESGDTSEAQTNPEGHAEFIAAAEPGGGSDTILRLMSEIMMEEDIVDDFINVDNRPGGNGGVAMSHLYNQRGSGDHLILANSTFLTAPLQSDYAFNYEDFSPIALLGEQSYVIVVPADSEIETFNEYVEAAEEEDLIFGSYGVGTSDHMVAMLLDDAIGQEATYLPYQSAGEAFTGLLGGHIDASAQQIGSAMEYIESGDVTPIAVTSEERSEALPDVPTAKELGYEELTWSLYRVVYGPPDMSEEDQEYWSNAFEELSQNERWIEEYQEPQMLEPDFLAGDELEEYMHDFNEVFEENLREADIIE, encoded by the coding sequence ATGAAACTGAAGTGGATAATAGTACTATCCCTTTCTATAGCACTCATTGGGGTGCTTACTGCATGTAGTGAAAGCGGTGACACTTCAGAAGCACAAACGAATCCTGAAGGTCACGCAGAATTTATTGCTGCAGCTGAACCCGGCGGGGGGTCAGATACTATTTTGAGATTAATGAGTGAAATCATGATGGAAGAGGACATTGTAGATGATTTCATTAATGTTGATAACCGTCCGGGCGGAAATGGAGGGGTAGCGATGTCCCATCTCTATAACCAAAGGGGATCAGGTGATCATTTGATCCTGGCTAATTCTACTTTTTTAACCGCGCCTCTACAATCTGATTATGCATTTAATTATGAAGATTTCAGTCCTATTGCTCTTCTTGGTGAACAGTCTTATGTTATTGTCGTACCTGCTGACAGCGAAATTGAGACATTTAACGAATACGTAGAAGCGGCTGAGGAAGAGGATCTCATTTTTGGCAGTTACGGTGTTGGTACATCTGACCATATGGTAGCCATGTTACTCGATGATGCTATTGGTCAGGAAGCGACCTATCTCCCTTATCAAAGTGCTGGTGAGGCTTTTACCGGTCTATTGGGAGGACATATTGACGCAAGCGCACAACAGATTGGATCAGCGATGGAGTATATAGAAAGTGGTGACGTCACCCCAATAGCTGTAACTTCAGAAGAACGGTCCGAGGCACTGCCTGATGTTCCTACGGCGAAGGAGCTGGGTTACGAAGAACTTACCTGGTCTCTCTATAGAGTTGTTTATGGCCCTCCTGATATGTCTGAGGAAGACCAAGAATATTGGAGTAATGCTTTTGAAGAGTTATCACAAAATGAACGCTGGATTGAGGAATATCAGGAACCCCAAATGCTCGAGCCAGATTTTTTAGCTGGCGATGAGCTTGAAGAATACATGCATGACTTTAATGAAGTGTTTGAAGAAAACTTACGAGAAGCAGACATCATCGAATAA